One Saccharopolyspora erythraea NRRL 2338 genomic region harbors:
- a CDS encoding DEAD/DEAH box helicase: MAASRSNIAKLSPAEGYAAHTRRSAHPKLADFAGELSFELDPFQRTACQALESGHGVLVCAPTGAGKTVVGEFAVHLALSEGRKCFYTTPIKALSNQKYADLCERYGEDAVGLLTGDTSINGNAQVVVMTTEVLRNMLYAGSSTVDQLGYVVMDEVHYLADRFRGAVWEEVILHLPEYVQLASLSATVSNAEEFGEWLVEVRGDTTVVVDEHRPVPLWQHMLVGSRMFDLFGGETTDRELKINPNLLRHTQELSRVHTPYGRRGGPNGKRRGPRPPRFYAPSRVEILNGLDAAGLLPAIVFIFSRAGCDAAVSQCVRAGMRLTSEDEVDEIRRVIDEHTSNLPESDLTVLGYWEWREALERGLAAHHAGLLPAFKETVEELFVRGLVKAVFATETLALGINMPARTVVLERLVKFNGESHVDLSPGEYTQLTGRAGRRGIDVEGHAVVVWQPGIDPKGVAGLASTRTYPLRSSFRPGYNMAVNLVQRVGRESARELLEQSFAQFQADRSVVGMSRRVDRNADALDGYAESMRCHLGDFEEYFGLRKRISDREKALARQNRASRRAEAAKSLERLRKGDVIAVPAGRRSGLAVVIDPGLEPMGEPRPLVVTEDRWAGRLSVADFTSPVEALGRIKLPKHVDTRSPKSRRDLASTLRNTGISTPGGRSRRRADAADDAELASLRRALKAHPCHGCDERENHARWAERHERLRGETEQLRRKVAATTHSLARSFDRIIALLAERDYVLLDEDAEEPVTEHGRRLTRLYSESDLLAAECLRVGVWEKLGPPELAAVVSSLVYESRREGPMAPAVPSGAVSDALQATWQLWGELEDDERRHKLDRTREPDPGFAWPVFRWARGESLERVLTAAESTGHELSAGDFVRWCRQVVDLLDQIRDVVGKSDPVGAAAAKAVTAIRRGVVAAGVV, encoded by the coding sequence GTGGCTGCAAGCCGTTCGAACATCGCCAAGCTGTCCCCGGCCGAGGGCTATGCGGCGCACACGCGCCGCAGCGCCCACCCCAAGCTGGCCGATTTCGCGGGGGAGCTGTCCTTCGAGCTCGACCCCTTCCAGCGCACCGCCTGCCAGGCGCTCGAGTCCGGTCACGGCGTGCTGGTGTGCGCGCCCACGGGCGCGGGCAAGACCGTCGTGGGCGAGTTCGCCGTGCACCTGGCGCTCTCGGAGGGGCGCAAGTGCTTCTACACCACGCCCATCAAGGCGCTGTCGAACCAGAAGTACGCCGACCTGTGCGAGCGCTACGGCGAGGACGCCGTCGGCCTGCTGACCGGTGACACCTCCATCAACGGCAACGCGCAGGTGGTGGTGATGACCACCGAGGTCCTGCGCAACATGCTCTACGCGGGCTCGTCGACGGTCGACCAGCTGGGCTACGTGGTGATGGACGAGGTGCACTACCTGGCCGACCGGTTCCGCGGCGCGGTGTGGGAGGAGGTCATCCTGCACCTGCCCGAGTACGTGCAGCTGGCCAGCCTGTCGGCGACGGTGAGCAACGCCGAGGAGTTCGGCGAGTGGCTGGTGGAGGTGCGCGGCGACACCACGGTGGTGGTCGACGAGCACCGGCCGGTGCCGCTGTGGCAGCACATGCTGGTCGGCTCGCGGATGTTCGACCTGTTCGGCGGGGAGACCACGGACCGCGAGCTGAAGATCAATCCGAACCTGCTGCGCCACACCCAGGAGCTGTCGCGGGTGCACACGCCCTACGGGCGTCGTGGTGGCCCCAACGGCAAGCGCCGGGGGCCGCGTCCGCCGCGCTTCTACGCGCCGTCGCGCGTGGAGATCCTCAACGGCCTGGACGCGGCCGGCCTGCTGCCCGCGATCGTGTTCATCTTCAGCCGGGCGGGCTGCGACGCGGCGGTGAGCCAGTGCGTGCGCGCGGGCATGCGGCTGACCTCGGAGGACGAGGTCGACGAGATCCGGCGGGTGATCGACGAGCACACCAGCAACCTGCCCGAGTCGGATCTGACCGTGCTGGGCTACTGGGAGTGGCGCGAGGCGCTGGAGCGCGGGCTGGCCGCCCACCACGCGGGTCTGCTGCCCGCGTTCAAGGAGACCGTCGAGGAGCTGTTCGTCCGGGGCCTGGTCAAGGCGGTGTTCGCCACCGAGACGCTGGCGCTGGGCATCAACATGCCGGCCCGCACGGTGGTGCTGGAGCGGCTGGTCAAGTTCAACGGCGAGTCCCACGTCGACCTGAGCCCGGGGGAGTACACCCAGCTGACCGGCCGTGCCGGGCGGCGGGGCATCGACGTCGAGGGCCACGCGGTGGTGGTGTGGCAGCCGGGAATCGACCCGAAGGGGGTCGCGGGGCTGGCCTCGACGCGGACCTATCCGCTGCGCTCGTCGTTCCGGCCCGGCTACAACATGGCGGTCAACCTGGTGCAGCGGGTCGGCCGGGAGTCGGCGCGGGAGCTGCTGGAGCAGTCGTTCGCGCAGTTCCAGGCCGACCGCTCGGTGGTCGGGATGTCGCGGCGGGTCGACCGCAACGCCGACGCCCTGGACGGCTACGCCGAGTCGATGCGCTGCCACCTGGGCGACTTCGAGGAGTACTTCGGGCTGCGCAAGCGGATCTCGGACCGGGAGAAGGCGCTGGCCCGGCAGAACCGGGCGTCGCGGCGGGCCGAGGCGGCCAAGTCGCTGGAGCGGTTGCGCAAGGGCGATGTGATCGCGGTGCCCGCGGGTCGCCGTTCGGGTCTGGCGGTGGTGATCGACCCGGGTCTGGAGCCGATGGGCGAGCCCCGGCCGCTGGTGGTCACCGAGGACCGGTGGGCGGGCAGGCTCTCGGTCGCCGACTTCACCTCCCCGGTGGAGGCCCTGGGCAGGATCAAGCTGCCCAAGCACGTCGACACCCGTTCGCCGAAGTCGCGCCGCGACCTGGCCTCGACGTTGCGCAACACCGGCATCAGCACCCCGGGCGGGCGGTCGCGGCGCCGTGCCGACGCCGCCGACGACGCCGAGCTGGCGAGCCTGCGGCGGGCGCTGAAGGCGCACCCGTGCCACGGCTGCGACGAGCGGGAGAACCACGCGCGCTGGGCCGAGCGCCACGAGCGGCTGCGCGGCGAGACCGAGCAGCTGCGGCGCAAGGTCGCGGCCACGACGCACTCGCTGGCGCGTTCGTTCGACCGGATCATCGCACTGCTGGCCGAGCGCGACTACGTGCTGCTCGACGAGGACGCAGAGGAGCCGGTGACCGAGCACGGCAGGCGGCTGACCCGGCTCTACAGCGAGTCCGACCTGCTGGCTGCGGAGTGCCTGCGGGTCGGGGTGTGGGAGAAGCTGGGGCCGCCGGAGCTGGCCGCGGTGGTGTCGTCGCTGGTCTACGAGTCGCGCCGGGAGGGGCCGATGGCCCCGGCGGTGCCCTCGGGTGCGGTGTCCGACGCGCTGCAGGCGACCTGGCAGCTGTGGGGGGAGCTGGAGGACGACGAGCGCAGGCACAAGCTCGACCGCACCAGGGAGCCCGACCCGGGCTTCGCGTGGCCGGTGTTCCGGTGGGCGCGCGGGGAGAGCCTGGAGCGGGTGCTGACCGCCGCCGAGTCCACCGGTCACGAGCTCTCGGCGGGTGACTTCGTGCGGTGGTGCCGCCAGGTGGTGGATCTGCTCGACCAGATCCGCGACGTCGTGGGCAAGTCCGACCCGGTCGGGGCCGCCGCGGCCAAGGCGGTCACCGCGATCCGCCGCGGGGTGGTCGCCGCGGGCGTGGTGTGA
- a CDS encoding TetR/AcrR family transcriptional regulator: MTKGARTKQQMLDTAMELFQRQGYHATGLNQVLAESAAPRGSLYFHFPGGKQQLAAESVAVAGRRMGELIEAALDRADGPREAVSLVVDALAAILEGSDFQLGCPVATVALEASAASEDVRDACHGAYAAWLEALRVRFLRWGIAPERAGELATVALSMLEGALLLARVQRDVSALRTAAGQLAGLLEAARQ, translated from the coding sequence GTGACCAAGGGCGCGAGAACGAAGCAGCAGATGCTCGACACGGCGATGGAGCTGTTCCAGCGGCAGGGCTACCACGCCACCGGCCTGAACCAGGTGCTCGCCGAGTCGGCGGCGCCGCGCGGTTCGCTGTACTTCCACTTCCCCGGCGGCAAGCAGCAGCTCGCCGCCGAGTCGGTGGCCGTGGCGGGCCGGCGGATGGGCGAGTTGATCGAGGCCGCGCTCGACCGGGCCGACGGGCCGCGCGAGGCGGTGAGCCTGGTCGTGGACGCCCTCGCCGCGATCCTGGAGGGCTCGGACTTCCAGCTCGGCTGCCCGGTGGCCACGGTCGCGCTGGAGGCGAGCGCGGCGAGCGAGGACGTCCGGGACGCCTGCCACGGCGCCTACGCCGCCTGGCTCGAAGCGCTCCGCGTCCGGTTCCTGCGCTGGGGGATCGCGCCCGAACGGGCCGGGGAACTGGCCACCGTCGCGCTGTCGATGCTCGAGGGCGCGTTGCTGCTGGCGCGGGTCCAGCGCGACGTATCCGCCCTCCGCACGGCGGCCGGCCAGCTCGCCGGCCTGCTGGAAGCGGCCCGCCAGTGA
- a CDS encoding helix-turn-helix transcriptional regulator, with product MRSATERLPRLLALVPYLLSRPGIPVADAAADFGVSEQQLRRDLELLWMCGLPGYGPGDLIDLSFESDTVTVTYDAGMNRPLRLTASEATALLVALRALAETPGITDTDAVQRALAKVEDAVGQARPAGVVVGLAGREGPMAPGVREAVQEATTGGRALRMRYYTASRDEISERTVDPMRLLLIDGRSYLEAWCRQAEGMRLFRLDRIDDIEVLPEPAQPPPDAHPADFSEGLFRPAPEQRMAELELEPDARWVAEYYPVDDLVELPGGRARVRMRYSDRSWMVRLVLGQGGRVRVSGPDDLACDVRQRAEEALTRARHLPST from the coding sequence ATGAGGAGCGCGACCGAGCGCCTGCCGAGGCTGCTGGCCCTGGTGCCGTACCTGCTGAGCAGACCGGGCATCCCGGTGGCCGACGCGGCCGCCGACTTCGGCGTCAGCGAGCAGCAGCTGCGGCGCGACCTGGAGCTGCTGTGGATGTGCGGCCTGCCGGGCTACGGCCCCGGCGACCTGATCGACCTCTCCTTCGAGAGCGACACCGTCACGGTCACCTACGACGCGGGCATGAACCGGCCGCTTCGCCTGACGGCGTCGGAGGCGACCGCGCTGCTGGTGGCGTTGCGGGCGCTGGCGGAGACGCCCGGCATCACCGACACCGACGCCGTGCAGCGCGCGCTGGCCAAGGTGGAGGACGCGGTCGGCCAGGCCCGGCCCGCCGGCGTCGTCGTCGGGCTCGCGGGCCGGGAGGGTCCGATGGCCCCGGGCGTCCGCGAGGCCGTCCAGGAGGCCACGACCGGTGGCCGGGCGCTGCGGATGCGCTACTACACCGCGTCGCGGGACGAGATCAGCGAGCGGACCGTGGACCCGATGCGGTTGCTGCTCATCGACGGCCGCAGCTACCTGGAGGCGTGGTGCCGCCAGGCCGAGGGGATGCGGCTGTTCCGCCTGGACCGCATCGACGACATCGAGGTCCTGCCCGAACCGGCGCAGCCGCCGCCGGACGCGCACCCGGCGGACTTCTCCGAGGGCCTGTTCCGGCCCGCGCCCGAGCAGCGGATGGCGGAGCTGGAGCTGGAGCCCGACGCCCGGTGGGTGGCCGAGTACTACCCGGTCGACGACCTGGTCGAGCTGCCCGGTGGCCGGGCCCGGGTGCGGATGCGCTACTCCGACCGGTCCTGGATGGTGCGGCTGGTGCTCGGCCAGGGTGGCCGGGTGCGGGTGAGCGGACCCGACGACCTGGCCTGTGACGTGCGTCAACGCGCCGAGGAGGCGTTGACGCGGGCACGTCACCTGCCGTCCACCTGA
- a CDS encoding bacteriophage holin — MPYVLSLVLLGAGLLLLLVLLIRTIRVLGRVRALQKRVASDVGDRTGLLKARSAGLRVALSERRRGSV, encoded by the coding sequence GTGCCGTACGTGTTGAGCCTGGTACTGCTGGGCGCTGGACTCCTGCTCCTCCTGGTGCTGCTGATCAGGACGATCCGGGTGCTGGGCCGCGTCAGGGCCCTGCAGAAACGCGTCGCATCCGACGTCGGCGACCGCACCGGTCTGCTGAAAGCACGCAGCGCGGGCCTCCGGGTGGCCCTGTCGGAGCGTCGGCGCGGGTCTGTTTAG
- a CDS encoding 5'-3' exonuclease has protein sequence MLIDSAGLWFRSYFALPDSLTAPDGTPVNSVRGFCDMLAKLVTERRPARLVACLDNDWRPQFRVDALPSYKAHRVAEEDPDAEEVPDTLTPQIPVILELLDALGIATAEAEGFEADDVIGALAHRETQDRVEVVTGDRDLFQLVRTEPTPVRVIYVGGGLSKAQNYGPEELAERYGLSPGRAGDDYADMAVLRGDPSDGLPGVAGIGEKTAAKLITQFGSLDALLAAAVEGTGVTPRVRALLADAADYLAAAPAVVRTVNTAPVVVDRVDDALPSKAVDHERVVELQKRWGLGASVDRLLAAVTL, from the coding sequence ATGCTGATCGACTCGGCGGGGCTGTGGTTCCGCTCGTACTTCGCGCTGCCCGACTCGCTGACCGCCCCCGACGGGACGCCGGTGAACTCGGTGCGCGGGTTCTGCGACATGCTCGCGAAGCTGGTCACCGAGCGGCGGCCGGCGCGGCTGGTCGCCTGCCTGGACAACGACTGGCGGCCGCAGTTCCGGGTGGACGCGCTGCCCTCCTACAAGGCCCATCGGGTCGCCGAGGAGGACCCGGACGCCGAGGAGGTGCCCGACACGCTCACCCCGCAGATCCCGGTCATCCTGGAGCTGCTGGACGCGCTGGGCATCGCCACCGCCGAGGCCGAGGGCTTCGAGGCCGACGACGTCATCGGCGCGCTGGCCCACCGCGAGACCCAGGACCGCGTCGAGGTCGTCACCGGCGACCGCGACCTGTTCCAGTTGGTGCGCACCGAGCCCACGCCGGTGCGGGTGATCTACGTCGGCGGCGGCCTGTCGAAGGCGCAGAACTACGGGCCCGAGGAACTCGCCGAGCGCTACGGCCTGTCTCCGGGCCGGGCCGGTGACGACTACGCCGACATGGCTGTGCTGCGCGGCGACCCGTCGGACGGGCTGCCCGGTGTGGCCGGGATCGGCGAGAAGACCGCGGCGAAGCTGATCACGCAGTTCGGCTCGCTCGACGCGCTGCTGGCCGCGGCGGTCGAGGGCACCGGCGTCACGCCCCGGGTGCGCGCCCTGCTGGCCGACGCCGCCGACTACCTGGCGGCGGCCCCGGCCGTGGTGCGGACCGTCAACACCGCGCCGGTCGTGGTCGACCGCGTCGACGACGCGCTGCCGTCGAAGGCGGTCGACCACGAGCGGGTCGTCGAGCTGCAGAAGCGCTGGGGCCTCGGCGCGAGCGTCGACCGGCTACTGGCCGCGGTGACGCTCTAG
- the tatC gene encoding twin-arginine translocase subunit TatC, with translation MGSPLRRLNPFRADRRRWGRRHNPDGTMTLVDHLYELRYRLGVALVAVVIGGAFGFWWFSNTVFGLPSLGQLITGPYCAMPAEMRFSPTPGKCQLLQTKPFEVFMLRMKVGIAVGAVLFSPIWLYQVWAFITPGLYAKERKFAGTFVGFASVLFVAGAVLAYFVVPEGLTFMAGFGGETFFTALTGGDYINFVLLMLVIFGVSFELPLILVMLNRAGVVTYAKLKSWWRGLVFALFVFAAVATPGQDPISMLALAAALSLLFGVATLMCRAHDRSKARKLEKQGMAGIGLDDASEIDHRPSQLDVTPSAPAKHDDIT, from the coding sequence GTGGGTAGTCCGCTGCGCCGCCTGAACCCGTTCCGCGCCGACCGGCGCAGGTGGGGACGTCGGCACAACCCCGACGGCACCATGACGCTGGTCGACCACCTCTACGAGCTGCGCTACCGGCTCGGTGTGGCCCTCGTCGCGGTCGTCATCGGTGGTGCTTTCGGCTTCTGGTGGTTCTCGAACACGGTCTTCGGCCTGCCCTCGCTGGGGCAGCTGATCACCGGGCCTTACTGCGCGATGCCCGCGGAGATGCGCTTCAGCCCGACGCCGGGCAAGTGCCAGCTGCTGCAGACCAAGCCGTTCGAGGTCTTCATGCTGCGCATGAAGGTGGGCATCGCGGTCGGTGCGGTGCTGTTCAGCCCGATCTGGCTGTACCAGGTGTGGGCGTTCATCACGCCCGGGCTCTATGCCAAGGAGCGCAAGTTCGCGGGCACCTTCGTCGGCTTCGCCAGCGTGCTGTTCGTGGCGGGCGCGGTGCTGGCCTACTTCGTCGTGCCGGAGGGCCTGACGTTCATGGCCGGCTTCGGCGGCGAGACGTTCTTCACCGCCCTGACCGGTGGCGACTACATCAACTTCGTGCTGCTGATGCTGGTGATCTTCGGTGTGAGCTTCGAGCTGCCGCTGATCCTGGTGATGCTCAACCGGGCGGGGGTCGTCACCTACGCCAAGCTCAAGAGCTGGTGGCGCGGGCTGGTTTTCGCCCTGTTCGTCTTCGCCGCGGTGGCCACCCCCGGGCAGGACCCGATCTCGATGCTGGCGCTGGCCGCCGCGCTGAGCCTGCTGTTCGGCGTCGCGACGCTGATGTGCCGGGCGCACGACCGGTCGAAGGCCAGGAAGCTGGAGAAGCAGGGGATGGCCGGGATCGGCCTGGACGACGCTTCGGAGATCGACCACCGGCCCTCGCAGCTGGACGTGACCCCGTCCGCGCCCGCGAAGCACGACGACATCACCTGA
- a CDS encoding DUF4333 domain-containing protein translates to MTNPYGPPGGQQPPWGQQPQGPGPYPGGVPQSGYGCGQPGGYGHQGGYGGQPYGAPPAPYGQYPQGGFGGQPGFGGPAPEKRKRRALPWVLGGVVLVVVAAAVFVLGFVAPGWFVRSVFDAESVEKGVRQTLETSYRLGDVGPVTCPSGQAVQPGHSFDCRVTVEGRQQSVKVTVKNDKGTYEVGHPR, encoded by the coding sequence ATGACGAACCCCTACGGCCCGCCGGGGGGACAGCAGCCCCCGTGGGGGCAGCAGCCCCAGGGCCCCGGGCCTTACCCGGGTGGGGTTCCGCAGTCCGGGTACGGCTGCGGCCAGCCGGGTGGCTACGGGCACCAGGGCGGATACGGCGGGCAGCCCTACGGCGCCCCACCCGCGCCCTACGGCCAGTACCCGCAGGGCGGTTTCGGCGGGCAACCGGGTTTCGGCGGCCCCGCGCCGGAGAAGCGCAAGCGCCGGGCGCTGCCGTGGGTGCTGGGCGGAGTCGTCCTCGTGGTCGTCGCCGCGGCGGTGTTCGTGCTGGGCTTCGTGGCACCCGGGTGGTTCGTGCGGTCGGTCTTCGACGCCGAGAGCGTCGAGAAGGGCGTGCGGCAGACGCTGGAGACCTCCTACCGGCTCGGTGACGTCGGCCCGGTGACCTGCCCGTCGGGGCAGGCGGTGCAGCCGGGGCACAGCTTCGACTGCCGGGTCACCGTCGAGGGCAGGCAGCAGTCGGTCAAGGTGACGGTGAAGAACGACAAGGGCACCTACGAGGTCGGCCACCCCCGCTGA
- a CDS encoding GNAT family N-acetyltransferase, with the protein MDDLDVRPLADSEHRRARSLFMRSLHRPDADDQWESVAGRYEPGRVLGAFDEGELAGTTISLASSIAVPGGAVLPSAAVTGVGVRADRTRRGALRSLMRRQLADVRERGEPLAMLHASEAVIYERFGYGVATRSRTVSLDRFRSVLRPEAPTGGRVRMVDAESAAKLLPEIYRRIGLCRTGMISRSDGWWTSWLAALRDNTVAAVHSDDDGVDDGFVLYEAKVNDHRFDDGVITLQVLDLHGAEPAAVAGLWGFLLGLDLSNRIVAINRPVDELLEWWLTDRRQCRVTSVGDDLWLRLVDVPAALSARTYGQADPVVLEVRDAFLPENSGQYRIAPGEVRLCGDRPQLSIGVDALASLYLGDVAVSDLVAAGRVAVHDPSAVAAADRLFATAETPWCGTSF; encoded by the coding sequence GTGGACGACCTCGACGTGCGGCCGCTGGCCGACTCCGAACACCGCCGTGCGCGCTCGCTGTTCATGCGCAGCCTGCACCGACCCGATGCAGACGACCAGTGGGAGAGCGTCGCCGGCCGCTACGAGCCGGGGCGGGTCCTCGGTGCCTTCGACGAGGGCGAGCTGGCCGGTACGACGATCTCGCTCGCGAGCTCGATCGCGGTGCCCGGTGGTGCCGTGCTGCCTTCGGCGGCGGTGACCGGCGTCGGGGTGCGGGCCGATCGCACGCGGCGCGGTGCGCTGCGGTCGCTGATGCGCAGGCAGCTCGCCGACGTGCGGGAGCGTGGTGAGCCGCTGGCGATGCTGCACGCGTCGGAGGCGGTCATCTACGAGCGCTTCGGGTACGGCGTGGCCACCCGCTCTCGCACCGTCTCGCTCGACCGCTTCCGTTCGGTGCTGCGCCCGGAAGCACCGACCGGTGGCCGGGTGCGGATGGTCGACGCGGAGAGCGCGGCCAAGCTCCTGCCGGAGATCTACCGGCGCATCGGGTTGTGCCGCACCGGGATGATCAGCCGCTCCGACGGCTGGTGGACGTCGTGGCTCGCGGCGCTGCGCGACAACACCGTCGCCGCAGTGCACAGCGACGACGACGGTGTCGACGACGGGTTCGTGCTCTACGAGGCCAAGGTCAACGACCACCGGTTCGACGACGGTGTCATCACGTTGCAGGTCCTCGACCTCCATGGAGCCGAGCCCGCGGCCGTGGCCGGGTTGTGGGGGTTCCTGCTGGGCCTGGACCTGTCCAACAGGATCGTGGCGATCAACCGTCCGGTGGACGAGCTGCTGGAGTGGTGGCTCACCGACCGCCGCCAGTGCCGCGTCACCTCGGTCGGTGACGACCTGTGGCTGCGGCTGGTGGACGTGCCCGCCGCGTTGTCCGCCCGCACCTACGGTCAGGCCGATCCGGTGGTGCTGGAGGTGCGCGACGCGTTCCTGCCGGAGAACTCCGGGCAGTACCGGATCGCACCCGGCGAGGTGCGGCTGTGCGGTGACCGCCCGCAGCTGAGCATCGGAGTCGACGCGCTCGCGTCGCTGTACCTGGGCGACGTCGCGGTGTCGGACCTCGTGGCCGCCGGTCGCGTCGCGGTGCACGACCCGTCGGCGGTCGCGGCGGCCGACCGGCTGTTCGCCACCGCCGAAACCCCCTGGTGCGGCACGTCCTTCTGA
- a CDS encoding diacylglycerol/lipid kinase family protein — translation MRSVLVINPAAGGGLAAKVAGAVAGHLRAVSRVRVVVAPDAAATSEAAAEAVADGVDVLAVLGGDGVVNLALQSCARSSTALAVIPAGTGNDLARALGVPSNPVLASRAAAEAMTRGERRRIDLGRVVGGGWFATVLCAGFDSMVSARANRMRWPRGRRRYDLAVLRELAGLRPMPLRVETASELLELDACWVAVGNTAWYGSGIPICPDADPSDGQFDVTVVGEVSRRELLRILPGMCSGDHVRHPAVRTLRAAAVRLGGDNGWFGYADGEPQARLPLGVRCERAALEVVGPS, via the coding sequence GTGCGCAGTGTGCTGGTGATCAATCCGGCGGCCGGAGGCGGCCTGGCGGCGAAGGTGGCAGGTGCGGTGGCCGGTCACCTCCGCGCGGTCTCACGGGTGCGGGTCGTGGTGGCGCCGGATGCGGCGGCGACGTCGGAGGCGGCGGCCGAGGCGGTCGCCGACGGTGTGGACGTGCTCGCGGTGCTCGGCGGGGACGGCGTGGTGAACCTGGCGTTGCAGTCCTGCGCGCGGAGCTCGACCGCGCTGGCGGTGATCCCGGCGGGCACGGGCAACGACCTGGCGCGTGCGCTGGGCGTGCCGTCCAACCCCGTGCTGGCTTCGCGGGCGGCGGCCGAGGCGATGACCAGGGGCGAGCGCCGCCGGATCGACCTGGGCCGGGTCGTGGGCGGCGGCTGGTTCGCCACGGTGCTGTGCGCGGGGTTCGACTCGATGGTCAGCGCGCGGGCCAACCGGATGCGGTGGCCGCGCGGTAGGCGGCGCTACGACCTGGCTGTGCTGCGCGAGCTGGCCGGGCTGCGCCCGATGCCGCTGCGCGTCGAGACCGCGTCGGAGCTGCTCGAGCTCGACGCGTGCTGGGTGGCGGTGGGCAACACCGCCTGGTACGGCAGCGGCATCCCGATCTGCCCGGACGCCGACCCCTCGGACGGGCAGTTCGACGTGACCGTGGTGGGGGAGGTGTCGCGGCGGGAGCTGCTGCGGATCCTGCCGGGCATGTGTTCGGGTGACCACGTGCGGCACCCGGCGGTGCGGACGCTGCGGGCGGCTGCGGTGCGGCTCGGCGGCGACAACGGGTGGTTCGGCTACGCCGACGGGGAGCCGCAGGCCAGGCTGCCGCTGGGTGTTCGGTGCGAGCGTGCGGCGCTGGAGGTGGTGGGGCCTAGCTGA
- the tatA gene encoding Sec-independent protein translocase subunit TatA, with protein sequence MGLPGGWELVLIVGVLVLLFGATKLPQMARSLGQSARVFKAEARGMKEDEEAAKREKQAKSEPQQLTAGESSAPTVASPVEETQRNDSKK encoded by the coding sequence ATGGGTCTGCCAGGTGGATGGGAGCTCGTACTCATCGTCGGTGTCTTGGTGCTCCTCTTCGGTGCGACCAAGCTGCCGCAGATGGCGCGTTCCCTCGGCCAGTCCGCCCGCGTCTTCAAGGCCGAGGCGCGCGGCATGAAGGAAGACGAAGAGGCCGCCAAGCGCGAGAAGCAGGCCAAGTCGGAGCCGCAGCAGCTCACCGCGGGTGAGTCCAGCGCCCCGACGGTCGCGTCTCCGGTCGAGGAAACGCAGCGCAACGACAGCAAGAAGTGA
- a CDS encoding MBL fold metallo-hydrolase — protein sequence MRVHHLNCGTMRPWGGGLVNRAGGLLGAARMVCHCLLVETEQGLVLVDTGLGTRDVTTDRDKLERSWRWLARPVLDAGETAAAQVVRLGHRLEDVRHIVLTHLDRDHAGGLPDFPHAQVHVLDAEYQAMRDNPERDRYLGHQWQHGPRWNPHRGDDGERWFGFEAVRDIPGLPPEILLVPLPGHTRGHTAVAVRTADKWLVHAGDAYFFHGEMAQQPWCTPGLRYFQRQMQVDGPARVRNRARLRELAIAHPDEVEVFCAHDPVELERYRAHDPGELERHRGHDPVDPERYRAHDPVELERHRGQ from the coding sequence ATGCGCGTGCACCACCTCAACTGCGGGACGATGCGGCCGTGGGGAGGCGGTCTGGTCAACCGGGCGGGCGGCCTGCTCGGCGCCGCGAGGATGGTCTGCCACTGCCTGCTGGTGGAGACCGAGCAGGGGCTGGTGCTGGTGGACACCGGGCTCGGTACCAGGGACGTCACCACCGACAGGGACAAGCTCGAACGAAGCTGGCGGTGGCTCGCCCGCCCGGTGCTGGACGCCGGTGAGACCGCCGCGGCTCAGGTCGTGCGGCTGGGACACCGGCTCGAGGACGTGCGCCACATCGTGCTGACCCACCTCGACCGCGACCACGCCGGAGGGCTGCCGGACTTCCCGCACGCGCAGGTCCACGTGCTCGACGCCGAGTACCAGGCCATGCGCGACAACCCCGAGCGCGACCGATATCTCGGCCACCAGTGGCAGCACGGCCCGCGCTGGAACCCGCATCGCGGCGACGACGGCGAACGCTGGTTCGGCTTCGAGGCCGTGCGCGACATCCCCGGCCTGCCGCCGGAGATCCTGCTCGTGCCGCTGCCCGGCCACACCCGCGGGCACACCGCCGTGGCGGTGCGTACCGCGGACAAGTGGCTGGTGCACGCCGGCGACGCGTACTTCTTCCACGGCGAGATGGCGCAGCAGCCGTGGTGCACGCCGGGCCTGCGCTACTTCCAGCGGCAGATGCAGGTGGACGGGCCGGCGCGGGTGCGCAACCGGGCCCGGCTGCGCGAGCTGGCCATCGCCCACCCGGACGAGGTCGAGGTGTTCTGCGCCCACGACCCGGTGGAGCTGGAGCGCTACCGCGCCCACGATCCCGGTGAGCTGGAGCGTCACCGCGGCCACGACCCCGTCGACCCGGAGCGCTACCGCGCGCACGACCCCGTCGAGCTAGAGCGTCACCGCGGCCAGTAG